A single Acidobacteriota bacterium DNA region contains:
- a CDS encoding amino acid adenylation domain-containing protein, giving the protein MNPEDIADLYELSPMQQGMLFHSLQLAERGVYLLQLVASLEGPLDPGAFAAAWRRVLAAHGVLRTTFHWRELDKPLQVVHHEAPLELHTEDWQELDEAAFQERLATFLAEDRRRGFDLTELPLMRLTLIRRGPAEHQLVWTLHHLLLDGWCLSLVLEDFVRAYGAALAGAEAELPSRRPFGDYIEWLQQREPEADEAFWRRTLAGIAAPTPLGVDGLGMGEASSEIGAETESLDFEAGYVEARRRLSREASGALRSFAGSRGLTMNTLLQGAWGRLLSLYSGEERTVHGAVVSGRAVPLAGIGTMVGLFVNTLPVVVRSEPSMAVAAWLNRLQEGLGEMQEHEHSSLLDIQGWSSVPRGLPLFESVVAFENYPRSVAAGPGESAGGAASLSLTGLEAVERTNFPLSLLVAPGDELSLALTGDAQRFSQDTAEAILEHLEVLLVSLPERADGALADWRPLSDTERRRVLEDGRGEVRDFSPWTPLHRLFEASVDRDPEAPGVIFEDLQLSYGEVDRRANRLARLLVRRGVGPDVLVGLSLGRSERLPVAMLAVLKAGGAFLPLDPTLPAERLRTMLEDAEPRVVITEERWLGGLPESAAQRLVLDGEEASRELAEESAARLEDSLLSEDLSPDNRAYVIFTSGSTGRPKGVEISHRGLHNLAEAQVLVFGLGAADRVLQFASLNFDASVFEMTMALRAGAALYMASPEDLLPGQPLTRTLGRHRITSLTVTPSALVAVDPKEVPELAMVVAAGEACSPDLAAAWAADRRFFNAYGPTEATVWGTVERCAGGGARPTIGGPIANAVVRVVDPRGRLQPPRVAGELCLGGPGLARGYLRRPALTAERFVPDPWSEEPGARLYRTGDLVRWLPSGDLGAGRLDFLGRIDFQVKLRGFRIELEEIAETLRRHPQVEQAAVLHRNDPGGPRLVAYVVPAGGPKEDEAPRIEAWRHFLQERLPEYMIPSVFLSLERLPLTSSGKLDRGALPVPESTRAALEQPFVAPRNEIERTVAEIWRSVLGLDSVGVDDNFFDLGGHSLHLFQVHKKLEEALERNIVMTDLFRYPSVAQLARALSAPASAEPVEDAGRERIEAAGSRRRRQERRQKERRQKVGKD; this is encoded by the coding sequence ATGAATCCTGAAGATATTGCGGATCTCTACGAGCTCTCGCCCATGCAGCAGGGCATGCTCTTCCACAGCTTGCAGCTGGCGGAGCGGGGCGTGTACTTGCTGCAGCTGGTGGCGAGCCTCGAAGGACCGCTGGACCCCGGCGCCTTCGCCGCCGCCTGGCGCCGGGTTCTCGCCGCCCACGGCGTTCTGCGCACTACCTTCCACTGGCGCGAGCTCGACAAGCCGCTGCAGGTGGTGCACCACGAGGCACCGCTGGAGCTACACACGGAGGACTGGCAGGAGCTGGACGAGGCGGCCTTCCAGGAACGCCTGGCCACCTTCCTCGCGGAGGACCGGCGGCGGGGCTTCGACCTCACCGAGCTGCCACTGATGCGGCTGACCCTGATCCGCCGGGGGCCGGCTGAGCATCAGCTGGTGTGGACGCTGCACCACCTCCTGTTGGACGGCTGGTGCCTGAGCCTGGTGTTGGAGGATTTCGTTCGCGCCTACGGGGCGGCGCTGGCCGGCGCCGAGGCGGAGCTGCCGTCCCGCCGCCCCTTCGGCGACTACATCGAATGGCTGCAGCAGCGGGAACCGGAGGCCGACGAGGCCTTCTGGCGCCGCACCCTGGCCGGCATCGCCGCTCCCACGCCGCTGGGGGTGGACGGTTTGGGGATGGGGGAGGCCAGCTCCGAGATTGGGGCTGAAACCGAGAGCCTGGACTTCGAAGCCGGCTATGTGGAGGCCCGGCGGCGCCTGAGCCGGGAGGCTAGCGGAGCCCTGCGCTCCTTCGCCGGCAGCCGCGGCCTGACCATGAATACCCTGCTCCAGGGTGCCTGGGGGCGGCTCCTCTCGCTCTACAGCGGCGAGGAGCGGACGGTGCACGGAGCGGTGGTGTCCGGCCGGGCGGTGCCCCTGGCGGGCATCGGCACCATGGTGGGGCTCTTCGTCAACACCCTGCCGGTGGTGGTCCGGAGCGAGCCGTCGATGGCGGTGGCGGCTTGGCTCAACCGGCTCCAGGAAGGCCTGGGGGAAATGCAGGAGCACGAGCACAGCTCGCTGCTGGACATCCAGGGCTGGAGCTCGGTGCCCCGGGGCCTGCCCCTCTTCGAGAGCGTGGTGGCGTTCGAGAATTACCCACGGTCGGTGGCGGCGGGGCCGGGGGAGAGCGCCGGGGGAGCGGCGTCTCTCAGCCTCACCGGTCTGGAGGCGGTGGAGCGCACCAACTTCCCCCTCAGCCTGCTGGTGGCCCCCGGGGACGAGCTCTCCCTCGCCCTCACCGGCGACGCTCAGCGCTTCTCGCAGGACACCGCCGAAGCGATCCTCGAGCATCTGGAGGTGCTGCTGGTTTCGCTCCCGGAGCGCGCCGACGGAGCCCTCGCCGACTGGCGCCCTCTCTCCGACACGGAGCGTCGGCGGGTGCTCGAGGACGGCCGGGGAGAGGTCCGGGACTTCTCTCCCTGGACTCCTCTGCACCGTCTTTTCGAGGCTTCTGTGGACCGCGATCCCGAGGCCCCGGGAGTGATCTTCGAGGATCTCCAGCTGAGCTACGGCGAGGTGGACCGGCGGGCCAACCGCTTGGCTCGCCTGCTGGTGCGGCGGGGGGTCGGGCCGGACGTCTTGGTGGGGCTCTCCCTGGGGCGCTCGGAACGGCTGCCGGTGGCGATGCTGGCGGTGCTCAAGGCCGGCGGCGCCTTCCTACCGCTGGATCCCACCCTGCCGGCGGAGCGTCTGCGCACCATGCTCGAGGATGCGGAACCGCGGGTGGTGATCACGGAAGAGCGCTGGCTCGGTGGGTTGCCGGAGAGCGCGGCCCAGCGGCTGGTGCTGGACGGGGAGGAGGCTTCCCGGGAGCTGGCGGAAGAATCGGCGGCGCGGCTGGAAGATTCGCTGCTTTCGGAGGACCTGTCTCCTGATAACCGGGCCTACGTGATTTTCACCTCCGGTTCCACCGGCCGACCCAAGGGGGTGGAGATCAGCCACCGGGGCCTGCACAACCTGGCGGAGGCGCAGGTGCTGGTCTTCGGTCTCGGGGCGGCGGACCGCGTGCTGCAATTCGCCTCCCTCAACTTCGACGCCTCGGTCTTCGAGATGACCATGGCGCTGCGCGCCGGTGCCGCCCTCTACATGGCGTCGCCGGAGGATCTACTCCCCGGCCAGCCGCTGACCCGGACCTTGGGCCGCCACCGCATCACCAGTCTCACCGTCACCCCGTCGGCGCTGGTGGCGGTGGATCCGAAGGAAGTGCCGGAGCTGGCCATGGTGGTGGCCGCCGGCGAGGCCTGCTCGCCGGATCTGGCGGCGGCATGGGCGGCGGATCGGCGCTTCTTCAACGCCTACGGGCCCACCGAGGCCACGGTGTGGGGGACGGTGGAGCGCTGCGCCGGCGGCGGCGCCCGGCCCACCATCGGCGGTCCCATCGCCAACGCCGTGGTGCGGGTGGTGGACCCCCGGGGTCGGCTGCAGCCGCCGCGGGTGGCGGGGGAGCTCTGCCTGGGCGGTCCCGGCCTGGCCCGGGGCTATCTGCGCCGGCCGGCCCTCACCGCCGAGCGCTTCGTCCCCGATCCGTGGTCCGAGGAGCCCGGGGCGCGGCTTTACCGCACCGGTGACCTGGTGCGCTGGCTTCCTTCCGGAGATCTGGGCGCCGGACGACTCGACTTCCTGGGGCGCATCGATTTCCAGGTCAAGCTGCGGGGCTTTCGCATCGAGCTGGAAGAGATCGCCGAGACCTTGCGCCGCCACCCGCAGGTGGAGCAGGCGGCGGTGCTGCACCGCAACGACCCCGGAGGACCGCGGCTGGTGGCCTATGTGGTGCCGGCGGGGGGACCGAAGGAGGACGAAGCGCCCCGAATCGAGGCTTGGCGGCACTTCCTCCAGGAGCGGTTGCCGGAATACATGATCCCCAGCGTCTTCCTCTCCCTGGAGCGGCTGCCCCTGACCTCCAGCGGCAAGTTGGACCGCGGCGCCCTACCGGTGCCGGAGAGTACTCGGGCCGCCCTGGAGCAGCCCTTCGTGGCGCCGCGCAACGAGATCGAGCGGACGGTGGCGGAGATCTGGCGCTCGGTGCTCGGCCTCGACTCGGTGGGGGTCGACGACAACTTCTTCGACCTGGGAGGTCACTCCCTGCACCTCTTCCAGGTGCATAAGAAATTGGAGGAAGCGCTGGAGCGCAACATCGTGATGACCGATCTCTTCCGCTATCCCTCGGTGGCCCAGCTGGCCCGCGCCCTGAGCGCTCCGGCGTCGGCGGAGCCGGTGGAGGACGCTGGCCGCGAACGCATCGAGGCCGCCGGGAGCCGGCGGCGGCGGCAGGAGCGCCGGCAGAAGGAGCGGCGCCAGAAGGTTGGAAAAGACTAG